In the genome of Colletes latitarsis isolate SP2378_abdomen chromosome 9, iyColLati1, whole genome shotgun sequence, one region contains:
- the LOC143345891 gene encoding uncharacterized protein LOC143345891 isoform X1, whose product MIITTLFHIENIQTINEYVIENTGAVMIEGENYKVVDECIEDQDTSNTTQNNSMENSIEAENAPMVAENKPMVAEKELMVVEKEPMVAEKEPMVAEEEPIVSEKAPMVAEKEPVVAEKEPMVVKEEPIVSEKAPMVAEKEPMVAEKAPVVAEKAPMIVEKEPIVDKKALMVNEEEPEIDEKKPMIVEQEPVNVETPNENIKQDETVSHVDIINSVPSDKLNTNNNDQNNVSSEKNECTVQPNTDSDNLNINNNEQNGMSNEENKCSEQLNTYSIDFTADINLDQLDDQKDITDEDVLDHLNEIENIVLNSSDFPKIMENDESDEQNVVSNSENDVTIIEEDEKIEKCEETEKSEPIEWYKNKLAEKEAIIKDRLSKVARVLGISYPCYEQWLEWEEYVNGSPLCKLKPARQCCLKKPYTNRWKFICSRKRVQESPKKTSDADTYFTKDVETVWKLEASGAWGVNVNNESEFPPFVMRAVKIFEEFLQTTEPISQNCTNESFADDISVEMESKPNIETNIEGKQEWSWLLVRCNSMDELMLFATGKNINRSTMDRLKHVYESGPGKDCNVKSLYCKSTNKCDDTTVTDTTFLVGSEALDEVVGGLKVQLAPKTNFWSNTAGAENVANTVMDLLAPSPKSTLLEIGCGIGLIGLMMASKCQQVIGVDSPSEVEEAEMTCELNNIKNASFIMGSPTEVIGKIITAVQNRKTCAVINANTNIGRAIEVMTCLRKIPSLKRIVMITTLTKQSVRAILELARPANNTTFGSPFIPILACVVDTLPVGPHFEAVILLQRRMINKFNQQWSGKNAGENVRTPEIKIGEQNTNGADKKIPNKGTELRTKKNFNKSLIKHPAKKSKAPIKKPGHTKTSDNSTAKNKFKGKRALSPDKSEGPPKKMQKFVKFGPKAWQMDLSTKKKNERVTENSQLRINPLYEKKLREHKEQIDLRERLSSNRFDTDIAQTVKEHQALLEIAKEKLSGPAPTVDVNTAKQLQNMLNMVLEQTNKLQSQLPRSVWDRIAPPENVNLDQREIKQEDALLKGRYIQEMNSQDIVITTANKKCLNNEESEPKTFYKKYNNLPPLEPNTIMPVGQPTDYRLESPFCTGTTERYETDTQQQTQENSWNRDNKSFERSRWNEMGPMRRIILPMRKQSSPIKHRATVPKRFSPKRPLLSPPRRPCSPPRRHFSPLGRPNSPVYRQRSPLRRQMSPPLRRQMSPPLDRPVSPLRRVLLPRRPVSPRRQTSSPLRVEMSMNRLSPLRRQASPSRRQISPIRVSVSPPRRQLSPIRRQMSPSRRQIPSPNRMISPNRQEMLLSKRQTVPQEKQQISSMRRAESPQRFLFGRLASPPRRQQSPQGRQMSPMQRYVDEWDIPSRGAIEQNTGTWPRSAERMIKEQNVWRNEKPSTSNNDWDQTSSNDRRRKTFNQEKWDYKESIHDDTWISGSNNWNSTKPVVKETWPSSTDNRWSNTSNIPGSSNDNWNIRGKESANASKESWMEKNKQVRWESLNTKDSWKQSDKEDLNDLPEDARDPWGDDGNLDLKERWFKLENTATSSTWKRENEQQNDTWSKQKDNWQNKGLPFNTKPQWQNNGIQNVGESRWMSQNDNEKKNPSNAWQSGKNVGSWQTQNSNFQQQRSFSTQFKGLH is encoded by the exons ATGATAATCACAACTTTGTTTCACATTGAAAATATACAAACAATCAATGAATATGTTATAGAAAATACAGGTGCAGTTATGATTGAAGGAGAAAACTACAAAGTAGTAGATGAATGTATCGAAGATCAAGATACATCTAACACTACCCAAAATAATTCTATGGAGAATTCTATAGAAGCTGAAAATGCACCTATGGTTGCTGAAAACAAACCTATGGTTGCAGAAAAAGAACTTATGGTTGTTGAAAAAGAACCTATGGTTGCTGAAAAAGAACCAATGGTTGCTGAAGAAGAACCTATAGTTAGTGAAAAAGCACCTATGGTTGCTGAAAAAGAACCTGTGGTTGCTGAAAAAGAACCTATGGTTGTTAAAGAAGAACCTATAGTTAGTGAAAAAGCACCTATGGTTGCTGAAAAAGAACCTATGGTTGCTGAAAAAGCACCTGTGGTTGCTGAAAAAGCACCTATGATTGTTGAAAAAGAACCTATAGTTGATAAAAAAGCACTTATGGTCAATGAAGAAGAACCTGAAATTGATGAAAAAAAACCTATGATTGTTGAACAAGAACCTGTAAATGTAGAGACAccaaatgaaaatattaaacaagATGAAACAGTATCACATGTAGATATAATAAATAGTGTACCATCGGATAAGTTAAATACTAATAATAATGATCAAAATAATGTGTCAAGTGAAAAAAATGAATGTACAGTACAACCAAATACAGACTCAGataatttgaatattaataataatgagCAAAATGGCATGTCAAATGAAGAAAACAAATGTTCAGAACAATTGAATACATATTCAATTGATTTTACTGCTGATATTAATTTAGATCAATTGGATGATCAAAAAGATATAACAGACGAAGATGTTCTAGATcatttaaatgaaattgaaaatatagtATTGAATAGTTCAGATTTTCCAAAAATAATGGAAAATGATGAATCTGATGAACAAAATGTGGTATCTAATTCAGAAAATGATGTCACAATTATCGAAGAAGATGAAAAAATCGAGAAATGTGAAGAAACAGAGAAATCTGAACCAATCGAATGGTATAAGAACAAG CTTGCTGAGAAAGAAGCAATTATAAAAGATAGATTGTCAAAAGTGGCCAGAGTTTTAGGAATTTCTTATCCATGTTACGAACAATGGTTAGAGTGGGAAGAATATGTGAATGGATCTCCTCTATGCAAATTAAAGCCAGCTAGACAATGTTGTTTAAAAAAACCATATACTAATCGTTGGAAATTTATCT GTAGCAGAAAAAGAGTACAAGAATCTCCAAAAAAGACAAGCGATGCCGATACTTATTTTACGAAAGATGTAGAAACAGTCTGGAAATTAGAAGCAAGTGGGGCATGGGGTGTTAATGTAAACAATGAATCTGAATTTCCACCTTTTGTAATGCGTGCTGTAAAG ATATTTGAAGAATTTCTTCAAACCACAGAACCAATTAGCCAAAACTGTACAAACGAAAGCTTCGCTGATGATATATCTGTAGAAATGGAATCAAAACCAAATATTGAAACAAATATTGAAGGAAAACAGGAATGGTCATGGTTACTTGTACGTTGCAATAGCATGGATGAGCTTATGCTATTTGCaactggaaaaaatattaatcgttctACAATGGATCGTTTAAAACACGTTTATGAGTCTGGACCTGGAAAAGATTGCAATGTGAAGTCTCTTTATTGCAAGTCTACAAATAA GTGTGACGATACTACTGTCACGGATACAACATTTTTAGTAGGGTCAGAAGCTTTAGATGAAGTTGTGGGTGGATTAAAAGTACAACTTGCACCTAAAACAAATTTTTGGTCGAATACTGCAGGTGCAGAGAATGTAGCTAATACAGTGATGGACTTACTTGCACCTAGTCCAAAGTCAACTTTGCTTGAAATAGGATGTGGCATTGGTCTTATTGGATTAATGATGGCATCT AAATGTCAACAAGTTATAGGAGTAGATTCTCCATCAGAAGTAGAGGAAGCTGAAATGACAtgtgaattaaataatataaaaaatgctTCGTTTATTATGGGATCTCCTACCGAAGTAATAGGAAAAATTATTACAGCAGTACAAAATCGCAAAACATGTGCAGTAATTAATGCAAATACTAACATAGGTCgag CAATTGAAGTAATGACATGTCTCAGGAAAATTCCATCTCTTAAACGAATAGTGATGATAACTACATTAACTAAACAATCAGTCCGTGCTATATTAGAATTAGCTAGGCCTGCAAATAATACTACTTTCGGATCACCGTTCATTCCAATTTTGGCATGTGTTGTTGATACTTTACCCGTTGGTCCTCATTTTGAAGCTGTTATCTTACTACAACGACGGatgataaataaattcaatcaaCAATGGAGCGGAAAAAATGCAGGGGAAAATGTTAGAACTCCAGAAATAAAGATAGGTGAACAAAATACCAACGGAGCAGATAAGAAAATACCAAACAAAGGAACTGAATTGCGGACAAAAAAGAACTTTAATAAATCGTTAATAAAACATCCTGCAAAAAAATCGAAAGCACCAATAAAGAAACCGGGACATACAAAAACTAGTGATAATTCTACTgcaaaaaataaattcaagGGGAAACGTGCTCTTTCCCCAGACAAAAGTGAAGGACCACCGAAGAAAATGCAGAAGTTCGTTAAATTTGGTCCCAAGGCTTGGCAAATGG ATTTatcaacaaaaaagaaaaacgaaaggGTAACAGAAAACTCACAATTGCGCATCAATCCGTTATATGAAAAGAAATTACGAGAGCATAAGGAGCAAATTGATTTAAGGGAAAGACTATCTAGTAATCGATTTGATACAGATATCGCTCAAACAGTAAAAGAACATCAAGCACTTTTAGAAATAGCAAAAGAAAAATTAAGTGGACCAGCGCCAACTGTTGACGTTAATACCGCTAAACAATTACAGAATATGTTGAATATGGTTTTAGAGCAAACAAATAAGCTACAAAGTCAGCTTCCGCGTTCTGTTTGGGATCGTATTGCACCACCAGAAAATGTAAATTTAGATCAAAGAGAAATTAAACAGGAGGATGCTCTTTTAAAGGGTCGATATATTCAGGAAATGAACTCCCAAGATATAGTAATCACAACGgcaaataaaaaatgtttaaataatgaAGAATCTGAACCGAAAACATTTTATAAAAAGTACAATAATTTACCGCCTTTAGAACCAAATACAATAATGCCAGTGGGACAACCTACTGATTATAGGTTAGAAAGTCCGTTTTGCACGGGTACGACGGAGCGATATGAAACAGACACGCAACAACAAACTCAGGAAAATTCTTGGAATCGAGATAACAAATCATTCGAAAGAAGTCGTTGGAACGAAATGGGACCTATGAGAAGAATAATTCTACCTATGAGAAAACAATCTTCTCCAATAAAACATCGCGCAACCGTTCCTAAAAGATTTTCTCCTAAACGTCCATTATTATCTCCCCCAAGACGTCCGTGTTCTCCTCCTAGAAGGCACTTTTCTCCTCTTGGCCGTCCAAACTCACCTGTGTATAGACAACGTTCTCCTTTGAGACGTCAAATGTCTCCTCCGCTGAGACGTCAAATGTCTCCTCCATTAGATCGACCTGTCTCGCCATTAAGGCGAGTATTACTACCAAGACGACCCGTATCACCGAGACGTCAAACATCGTCTCCACTGCGAGTTGAAATGTCTATGAATCGATTATCACCATTAAGACGTCAAGCGTCACCTTCAAGACGACAGATATCCCCAATAAGAGTATCTGTATCTCCTCCTAGAAGGCAATTATCCCCAATAAGGCGACAAATGTCTCCATCCAGAAGGCAAATTCCTTCTCCTAACCGAATGATATCTCCAAATAGACAAGAAATGTTACTTTCTAAGCGACAAACAGTGCCACAAGAAAAGCAACAAATATCGTCAATGAGGCGTGCAGAATCACCACAAAGGTTTTTATTTGGACGTCTTGCATCGCCGCCAAGAAGACAACAATCTCCACAAGGACGACAAATGTCACCAATGCAAAGGTATGTCGATGAGTGGGATATACCAAGCAGAGGAGCCATTGAACAAAACACTGGTACTTGGCCTCGATCTGCTGAAAGAATGATTAAGGAACAGAATGTCTGGCGAAATGAAAAACCTTCAACATCCAACAACGATTGGGATCAAACCTCCTCTAACGATAGACGTCGTAAAACATTCAACCAAGAAAAATGGGATTATAAAGAGTCTATTCATGACGATACATGGATCAGTGGTTCAAATAATTGGAACTCTACAAAACCTGTGGTTAAAGAaacatggccatcaagtactgaTAACAGATGGTCAAATACGTCTAATATACCTGGAAGTAGTAATGATAATTGGAATATTCGTGGAAAAGAAAGTGCAAATGCTTCGAAAGAATCTTGGATGGAGAAAAACAAACAAGTTAGATGGGAATCATTAAATACTAAAGATTCTTGGAAACAATCTGACAAAGAAGATTTGAATGATTTACCAGAGGATGCAAGAGATCCTTGGGGCGATGATGGTAATTTAGATTTAAAAGAAAGATGGTTCAAACTTGAAAATACCGCTACATCGTCCACGTGGAAAAGAGAAAATGAACAACAGAATGACACGTGGTCAAAACAAAAAGATAATTGGCAAAACAAAGGGTTACCTTTTAATACGAAACCTCAATGGCAAAATAATGGCATTCAAAACGTTGGAGAATCACGTTGGATGTCGCAAAATGAtaatgagaaaaaaaatccatcAAATGCTTGGCAAAGTGGAAAAAATGTAGGATCTTGGCAAACTCAAAATTCGAATTTTCAACAACAACGTTCTTTTTCTACCCAGTTTAAAGGTTTACATTAA